In Mytilus edulis chromosome 7, xbMytEdul2.2, whole genome shotgun sequence, a single genomic region encodes these proteins:
- the LOC139482752 gene encoding complement C1q tumor necrosis factor-related protein 3-like: MEGFTYVVFLALFPLFWSPAQSKKCCSNNKLMRSIKYQFNLMNPDECGGETSDRVKSAFSANLHKHLSKVTQHTKIIFGTVITNTGDAYDKATGVFTSPRDGTFYFSWTMFTNPGGSCPTELVKNGNSVGLANHTWNDGSKWNHSSTQSGVLSLKKHDSIWIRMIATGEGYCYSGVWTSFNGFEI, from the exons ATGGAG GGTTTCACATACGTGGTGTTCCTTGCTTTGTTTCCTTTGTTCTGGTCTCCTGCTCAATCAAAGAAGTGTTGTAGTAACAACAAATTGATGAGGAGTATAAAATACCAGTTTAATCTCATGAATCCTGATGAATGCGGAGGTGAAACAAGCG atCGTGTAAAGTCAGCTTTCTCAGCCAATTTACACAAACATCTGTCAAAGGTAACACAGCATACAAAAATTATTTTTGGCACCGTTATAACAAACACTGGGGACGCGTATGATAAAGCAACAGGCGTGTTCACCAGCCCACGTGATGGTACATTTTACTTTTCCTGGACAATGTTTACAAACCCTGGTGGAAGCTGTCCTACTGAACTTGTGAAGAATGGCAATTCTGTTGGGTTAGCAAATCATACTTGGAATGATGGTAGTAAATGGAACCATTCATCAACACAGTCGGGTGTCCTTTCTTTAAAGAAACATGACAGCATTTGGATTAGAATGATAGCAACTGGTGAAGGATACTGCTACAGCGGGGTATGGACTTCATTTAATGGAttcgaaatttaa